A genomic region of Desulfosarcina ovata subsp. ovata contains the following coding sequences:
- a CDS encoding response regulator produces the protein MAPMKLLLVDDESDFLNTLLKRMKRRDVDVQGVDSGEAALAWLETNAVDVVILDVRMPGMDGIEALREIKQRHPLVEVIMLTGHASMEVAIEGMEMGAFDYLMKPMDMDELLYKAEDAFKKKTIHANKIQRMVKDLV, from the coding sequence ATGGCACCGATGAAACTGCTTCTGGTCGATGATGAATCGGATTTTCTCAACACCCTTCTCAAACGCATGAAAAGGCGTGATGTGGACGTCCAAGGCGTTGATAGTGGGGAAGCCGCCTTGGCCTGGCTGGAAACAAACGCTGTGGATGTGGTCATTCTGGACGTCCGCATGCCCGGAATGGATGGCATTGAGGCGTTGCGGGAAATCAAGCAGCGACATCCGCTGGTTGAAGTGATCATGCTCACCGGCCACGCCAGCATGGAAGTGGCCATCGAAGGCATGGAGATGGGTGCCTTCGATTATCTGATGAAACCTATGGATATGGACGAATTGCTCTATAAGGCAGAAGACGCGTTCAAGAAGAAAACGATCCATGCGAACAAGATCCAGCGGATGGTCAAAGACCTGGTGTGA
- a CDS encoding response regulator yields the protein MEPRNQDQHSEKPIRLLLVDDEKGFVDVLAKRLAKRNIRTTRAFSGSEGIQQLRRCDFDVAVLDLKLEDMDGIEILKIFKKMDPHMPVIMLTGHGSEKASKEGIRFGAFDYLTKPHELAELVDKIHEAVRHRESTDGTDETASGR from the coding sequence ATGGAGCCCAGGAACCAAGATCAGCACAGCGAAAAGCCTATTCGTCTGCTTCTGGTGGATGACGAGAAAGGATTCGTTGACGTGCTGGCCAAACGGCTGGCCAAGCGCAACATACGAACCACCCGGGCCTTTTCGGGAAGCGAGGGGATCCAGCAGCTCAGGCGATGCGATTTTGATGTCGCCGTTCTGGACCTGAAACTGGAAGATATGGACGGCATTGAAATTTTGAAAATTTTTAAAAAAATGGATCCTCATATGCCGGTCATTATGCTCACCGGACACGGTTCCGAGAAGGCCTCCAAAGAGGGCATCCGCTTCGGGGCGTTCGACTATCTGACAAAACCACACGAACTGGCGGAACTGGTGGACAAAATCCATGAGGCCGTCCGTCACAGGGAGAGTACCGATGGCACCGATGAAACTGCTTCTGGTCGATGA
- a CDS encoding response regulator, translating to MAIATIMLVDDEVPFVEAMTKRLTRRDLEVDQAFSGDEALKKLTDGTKTEVVILDVKMPGMDGIEALKAIKTKVPLVEVIMLTGHATVESAIEGMKLGAFDYLLKPCDMDHLIAKVTEAASRKRQQEEKIINARIKEITARLA from the coding sequence ATGGCAATTGCAACCATTATGCTCGTGGATGACGAGGTCCCGTTTGTCGAGGCCATGACCAAACGCCTGACCAGGCGGGATCTTGAGGTCGACCAGGCATTCAGCGGTGACGAGGCGCTGAAGAAACTGACGGACGGAACCAAAACCGAAGTGGTCATCCTGGACGTGAAGATGCCCGGAATGGACGGCATTGAAGCATTGAAGGCCATTAAAACCAAGGTCCCGCTGGTGGAAGTCATTATGCTCACCGGTCACGCCACGGTCGAGTCGGCCATCGAGGGCATGAAGCTTGGTGCTTTCGACTACCTGCTGAAACCTTGCGACATGGATCACCTGATCGCCAAGGTGACCGAGGCCGCGTCCAGGAAGCGTCAACAGGAAGAGAAAATCATCAATGCCCGGATCAAAGAGATCACGGCGCGCCTCGCATAG
- a CDS encoding sensor histidine kinase produces MNQKPKSLSPYYRSLTRNMVLLVMIISLAPMVIVTAIILNQFSASYHEKVFDHLEELVLKHKQNIDGFLEEKLQNIRFLADNIDFGQLELNGIIGKHFARLQNVYGTVFVDLGIINEQGDQIAYAGPFKLGKARYADADWFKKAIESRYFTSDVFLGLRGTPHFIITVRKTWQGQKYIIRATIDFVSFNRLVENVRIGETGFAYILNREGRFQTKPIFDFTPTLDIYTRYFSSLERMAKDVEIEERLDGAGVKSLYVSALLKDGDWLLVYKQASRDAFSDLGNAQLIAIVFFVLGGIVIVALAISMSAKMVRRISTSDREKEIMNQQVIETGKLASVGELAAGIAHEINNPVAIMVEEAGWLQDLMEDGAFKSEEDIKEFERALNQIRTQGRRCKAITHKLLSFARKTDSRIEDFEIGPLIEEVVSLSAQRAKYSNVELVTHLEPKLPAISASHSELQQVFLNLINNALDAMDKTGGSLEVNARQEEGNIIIDVADNGPGIPKANLARIFDPFFTTKPVGSGTGLGLSICYGIIHKMGGEIVVKSAVDVGTTFQIRIPVKTDEPEASDAQIQSDAIN; encoded by the coding sequence ATGAACCAGAAACCCAAATCCTTATCCCCGTACTACCGATCACTGACCCGTAATATGGTGCTTCTGGTGATGATCATCTCCCTGGCACCCATGGTTATCGTCACCGCAATTATCCTCAACCAGTTCAGTGCCTCCTATCATGAGAAAGTTTTTGACCATCTCGAAGAGCTGGTTCTCAAGCACAAGCAAAATATCGACGGGTTCCTGGAAGAGAAACTTCAGAATATCCGTTTTCTCGCCGACAACATCGACTTCGGCCAGCTTGAATTGAACGGCATCATCGGTAAACATTTCGCACGCCTTCAAAACGTCTACGGAACCGTCTTTGTCGACCTTGGCATCATTAACGAGCAGGGTGACCAGATCGCTTACGCCGGCCCCTTCAAGCTGGGGAAAGCGCGTTACGCCGATGCCGACTGGTTCAAGAAAGCCATCGAGAGCCGCTATTTCACCAGCGATGTATTTCTGGGACTGCGCGGCACCCCCCACTTCATTATTACGGTCAGAAAGACCTGGCAGGGTCAGAAATACATTATCCGGGCCACCATCGATTTTGTATCCTTCAACCGTCTGGTGGAGAACGTGCGCATTGGTGAAACCGGATTTGCCTATATTCTCAACCGGGAAGGCCGTTTCCAGACCAAACCGATTTTCGATTTCACGCCCACCCTGGATATCTACACTCGCTACTTTTCCAGCCTTGAGCGCATGGCCAAAGACGTTGAGATCGAGGAGCGGCTGGACGGCGCGGGCGTGAAAAGCCTCTATGTCTCCGCTCTTCTGAAGGATGGCGACTGGCTTCTGGTCTACAAACAGGCCAGCCGGGACGCATTTTCCGATTTGGGTAACGCCCAGCTAATCGCCATCGTTTTTTTCGTTCTGGGTGGCATCGTGATCGTTGCCCTGGCCATCTCCATGTCCGCCAAAATGGTACGGCGCATCTCCACATCGGATCGTGAGAAAGAGATCATGAACCAGCAGGTCATCGAGACCGGCAAACTGGCCTCGGTTGGGGAGCTGGCCGCCGGTATCGCTCACGAAATCAACAATCCGGTTGCCATCATGGTCGAAGAAGCCGGCTGGCTCCAGGATCTCATGGAAGATGGGGCCTTTAAAAGCGAAGAAGATATCAAGGAGTTTGAACGCGCATTGAACCAGATCCGCACGCAGGGCCGGCGGTGCAAGGCGATTACTCACAAACTGCTCAGCTTTGCCCGCAAGACCGATTCGCGGATAGAAGACTTCGAGATCGGACCGCTTATCGAGGAAGTAGTTTCCCTGTCCGCCCAGCGCGCCAAATACAGCAATGTGGAGCTGGTGACCCACCTGGAGCCGAAACTGCCGGCCATTTCCGCCTCCCACTCGGAACTCCAGCAGGTTTTTCTCAATCTGATCAACAATGCGCTGGACGCCATGGACAAGACCGGCGGGAGCCTGGAGGTCAATGCGCGGCAGGAGGAAGGCAATATCATCATCGATGTGGCCGATAACGGACCGGGAATCCCCAAAGCCAACCTGGCCCGTATTTTCGATCCTTTTTTTACGACCAAACCGGTGGGCAGCGGAACCGGTCTGGGACTCTCTATCTGCTATGGCATCATCCATAAAATGGGCGGAGAGATCGTCGTAAAAAGTGCCGTGGATGTAGGCACCACCTTTCAGATACGCATCCCCGTGAAAACTGATGAGCCGGAAGCAAGCGATGCTCAAATCCAATCCGATGCCATTAATTAG
- a CDS encoding tryptophan--tRNA ligase: MSKQIVLTGITTTGTPHLGNYVGAIRPAIEASRDRNVQSFYFLADYHSLIKCHDPERVNQSSMEVAAAWIALGLDTDNAIFYRQSDIHEIPELTWILTCMTAKGLMNRAHAYKAAVAENETAGTRDPDQGIIMGLFSYPILMAADILMFKASKVPVGRDQIQHLEMARDIALRFNHHFGELLVPPEAVVDEDSAVLTGLDGRKMSKSYNNTIPLFLPEKKLRKLIMKIKTDTSPPEAPKDPDTSSLFSIYRAFADADAVAAMRQRYAQGIGWGEMKQILFETINAVLEAPRRRYEELVADPGYIESTLQKGAQRAREYSVPFLAEIRRATGIRPIGG; encoded by the coding sequence ATGTCCAAACAGATCGTTCTGACCGGTATCACCACCACCGGCACACCGCATTTGGGAAATTACGTCGGCGCCATCCGGCCGGCCATCGAGGCCAGCCGGGATCGCAATGTGCAAAGTTTTTATTTTCTGGCCGATTACCACAGCCTGATCAAATGCCACGACCCCGAGCGGGTCAACCAGAGCAGCATGGAAGTGGCGGCGGCCTGGATCGCTTTGGGGCTGGACACGGACAACGCCATTTTTTATCGCCAGAGTGACATCCATGAAATTCCGGAACTGACCTGGATACTGACCTGTATGACCGCCAAAGGTCTCATGAACCGGGCCCATGCATACAAGGCCGCGGTGGCGGAAAACGAAACCGCCGGCACCCGTGACCCGGACCAGGGAATCATCATGGGATTGTTCAGCTACCCGATTCTCATGGCAGCGGACATCCTCATGTTCAAGGCATCCAAGGTGCCGGTCGGCCGCGACCAGATCCAGCACCTGGAAATGGCCCGCGACATTGCCCTGCGCTTCAACCATCACTTTGGCGAACTGCTGGTTCCGCCCGAGGCGGTGGTGGATGAAGACTCGGCGGTCCTGACCGGCCTGGACGGCCGCAAGATGAGCAAAAGCTACAACAACACCATCCCGTTGTTCCTACCGGAGAAAAAACTGCGCAAACTGATCATGAAGATCAAAACCGATACGTCTCCGCCGGAAGCGCCCAAGGACCCGGATACCAGCAGTCTGTTTTCCATCTACCGGGCCTTTGCCGATGCCGATGCGGTCGCTGCCATGCGCCAGCGCTATGCCCAGGGAATCGGCTGGGGTGAGATGAAACAGATTCTGTTCGAAACCATCAATGCGGTTCTCGAAGCGCCCCGGCGCCGCTACGAGGAACTGGTCGCCGACCCGGGCTATATCGAGTCCACCCTCCAGAAGGGGGCCCAGCGAGCCCGGGAATACAGCGTGCCTTTTCTGGCTGAAATCCGCCGGGCAACCGGAATTCGACCCATCGGGGGATAG
- a CDS encoding LexA family protein produces the protein MTSDLTPRQQSVLEFIITFQQEHRMAPTVREICAHFGLSGPAGIHRILNLLEDKGYLVAEPGKNAPGGLTEMCSVPAFR, from the coding sequence ATGACATCCGATCTCACCCCCAGGCAGCAAAGCGTATTGGAATTCATTATTACTTTCCAGCAGGAGCATCGCATGGCCCCCACGGTGCGCGAAATTTGCGCCCATTTCGGGCTGAGCGGTCCGGCCGGCATCCACCGCATCCTGAACCTTCTCGAGGACAAGGGCTACCTTGTGGCCGAACCGGGGAAAAACGCGCCTGGCGGTTTAACAGAGATGTGTTCGGTCCCGGCATTCCGTTGA
- a CDS encoding flavodoxin family protein, producing MKVLGVSGSPIKNSNTDRALKAVLSATGCESEFIKLIDYTVAPCRACLGCLETNQCVIKDDGIKLAEKAKNADALVIAGFTPYSSLDSRTKAFIERLYPLRHKNGFMATKPGGAVITCCVSEGNDALPPACQMGVNAVQFYMMEEGMNFVGAVKVQGNVPCVKCGSGDECKMSGIKMLYGENATVDTVGIKTFEDQSIAVEAATELGRKIAQALKKP from the coding sequence ATGAAGGTATTAGGTGTGTCAGGGTCGCCTATAAAAAACAGTAACACTGATAGAGCGCTTAAAGCAGTCCTATCAGCAACAGGATGTGAATCGGAATTTATTAAGCTAATAGATTACACCGTTGCTCCTTGCAGAGCTTGTCTAGGGTGTCTCGAAACCAATCAATGCGTTATAAAAGATGATGGTATTAAATTAGCTGAGAAAGCAAAAAATGCAGATGCGTTAGTAATCGCGGGGTTCACCCCATACTCCTCGCTCGATTCACGCACCAAAGCTTTTATCGAACGGTTGTATCCATTACGTCATAAAAATGGATTTATGGCTACCAAACCAGGAGGTGCCGTCATTACGTGCTGTGTCTCAGAAGGTAATGATGCATTACCTCCCGCATGCCAAATGGGTGTTAACGCTGTCCAGTTTTACATGATGGAAGAAGGAATGAACTTTGTAGGTGCTGTGAAAGTTCAAGGGAATGTCCCATGTGTAAAATGTGGAAGTGGAGACGAATGTAAAATGTCTGGCATAAAAATGCTTTATGGAGAAAACGCAACCGTCGATACCGTTGGCATAAAAACATTTGAAGATCAATCAATAGCAGTTGAAGCCGCAACCGAACTGGGAAGAAAAATCGCTCAAGCCTTAAAGAAGCCTTAA